A genomic window from Phragmitibacter flavus includes:
- a CDS encoding NuoI/complex I 23 kDa subunit family protein: MATVVVQRPKLKWHERWFISTFARGMAITFGHAVRTFRSIVGGRTEVTMQYPEEKWDSQLPEHYRGAPALVTDEHGRERCVSCQLCEFICPPRAITIVPEEIPSNDPWAKVEKRPRQFTIDMIRCIYCGMCEEVCPEQAIFLRKDYAITGETRAEMVHDKTKLYQIGGVRTGLVNKWNELK, translated from the coding sequence ATGGCTACTGTTGTTGTTCAACGCCCCAAGCTGAAATGGCATGAACGCTGGTTTATCTCCACGTTCGCCAGAGGCATGGCGATTACTTTTGGTCACGCGGTGCGCACCTTTCGCTCCATCGTGGGCGGCAGGACGGAAGTGACAATGCAATACCCGGAGGAGAAGTGGGATTCCCAGCTTCCAGAACATTATCGCGGGGCTCCTGCATTGGTGACGGACGAGCATGGCCGGGAGCGCTGTGTGTCATGTCAGTTGTGCGAGTTCATTTGTCCGCCACGGGCAATCACCATCGTGCCAGAGGAGATTCCCTCCAATGATCCATGGGCGAAGGTGGAGAAGAGGCCGCGTCAGTTTACGATTGATATGATCCGCTGCATTTACTGCGGCATGTGTGAAGAAGTTTGTCCAGAGCAGGCCATTTTCCTGCGCAAGGATTATGCGATTACCGGTGAGACCCGTGCGGAGATGGTGCACGACAAAACGAAACTTTACCAAATCGGCGGCGTGCGCACCGGATTGGTCAACAAGTGGAACGAACTGAAATAG